The region aggggttgataaACTGTGCGGAGGGGGATTTGAGAAAGGCGATTACTTATCTGCAGAGTGCGGCGAGACTGGTTGGGGCGGTGCAGCAgcctggtggaggagacgatggggaggatgggatggatgtggATAAGAAGATGGTTTCGGTCAAGATCGTGCAGGATATTGCGGGGGTGATTCCTGACGAGACGATTCAGAGACTTGTCAAGGCGATGAGGCCGACGACGTTGGGGGGAAATTATACACCTAttgcgaaggaggtggaggatatgGTGGCGGATGGGTGGAGTGCTGGGCAGGTGGTAACTCAGCTTTATCAGGCGGTGGTGTATGACGAGACAATTGAGGACGCGCAAAAGAACAAGATTCTGTTGGTGTTCTCGGAGATTGATAAGAGGTTGGTGGACGGGGCAGATGAGCATCTTTCGATTTTGGATCTGGCGTTGCGAATATCGGGTATTTTGGGTGGGAGATAGATAGGGAGGCATGATGTTGCACGGAATAATATAAATTCCCATGGCGTTTTGGGGGCAGCAAGCAGGCAAAAATACTGGGGAACTGGTAGAATCGTCTTTTCTTGCCACCTTTAACTACATAATACAATACATTTCACTCATCAGACCTCAGCAGCCCCAGGTTCCCGTTGACCATATCCCAAACCGTTCCTGTCTTGGCCGTTGCTGCTGGTTGCTCAACCATCTTGCTTCCTCGACGGGTGTGTTTTCTCGCAGGCGAGctcccctccgccatccagatatcctcctccccttcgtTCATGCTTGCTCCCTCTCCGGCCTTCCGTCCCAACAAGAGACCCACCTCCGCCAACATCTGCAATGACCCCTCCAGCGCCACCTGCCCTTCCTCAATCTTCTCCGCTACTGTCTCAAACGTGGCAATCTTGGCTTGCTCAGCTGCATACACCCATTGTTTGACACGGCCAGAAACTTGGGTGTAGTCGTCATTGCTGGTGGAGAGGGTATGGTCACTGGACTTTACCCTATTCCCTCCCGGCATAGGGTGTGCGGGTATCAACTGGCTTTCTTGAGCTAGATGATCCAAAGCCGTGGTGTTTTCCTTGACTTGTTTGCTGATTGTATTGTTCAGATGGTGTTTCTGAGCAATGAGGCCCTTTTGCTCgcgggagagggcgaggagttgCTCTAGGTAGGGGGTGAGGAGTTGTGCTGCGGACGTTGGTTGAGAAGACAGCCCAGACTCGTTCTGTGAGTTCATATCTTCTGGTTTGGTGGGTTTGATGTTTGGTTTAGGGTGTTGGCTgacgagattgaggagggaTTTGCGAGCTTCGAGGTATTGGTCGTATTTATCCTTTATGCTGGCCAGCTGGGCGTCCATGTCAAGGGGCTCGTTAATGGACGCTTTGCTGGCGCGGAATCGGTTGTCTGGACTGCCTGGGGGGTGGTCGGCGTCGTCGCCTGATGCTTTGGAGAGTTCATCTTCGATCCAGCTGATGAGTTCTATCCTGGTTTTATTGAGGGCTTCGAGTTTGGCGCtgtcggtggtggtttctGGGCGGGCGGTGGATTGTGACCTGACCTTGTCTAGggctttctcttctttttggaGTAATAGCTTTGCCTCGAAGACGTGTTTCTCTAGTTGGTCGTTTAGGTCTTTGAGGTGGGcgttgttggaggtgttATCGAGAGTCATGGCGGAGACGATCTCTCTTGGAATGCTGGGTAGAGGTCGACTGTCTCGAAATACCTCCTTGGGGTTCATGAAATCTGGCGATGCTGCTGGCTTTTGACTCAGCTGGATGAGGTGCCTTTCGATTGCCTGGAGCCTCTCGCGCTTCTTTTCGAGACTGATAATCGCCAGGTGCTCCTGGAGACGCTCTAGGCCTCCATTTGAGCTGTCATCTTCTTCTGGCTCGCTTGCATGACTGGATTCATGAGTCTGCTTTCTGAACTCGTCACGGGCTTTGATGTTTGCCCTCAAGGCTTCGAGATACTGTCGATAAAGaccttgggtggtggaggctggGCCAGGCTTCTGATCAGTAACCAGAGCCAGGGGTTCTCTAACAGATCCATGCTGGAGACTAGACTCCAGATGCAATGCTATCATTCGTCGAATATGTGCCGCTTCTTCACGTGGTCTGATGTAGGGATCGAGAACTCTTTGTATGGTTGTGAGGGTATCACTGGTTGGGCTGGGCATTGCGGTGAGTTGTAAGGTGAGGTTGAAGCGTTCGCTAACAAAAGATTGAGGATGCTGGCTTCGGTTTATGGGTCCAGTTGTCTTTGAAGAAGAGTATATTAAACACCCATGGATTCAGGGCATTCTCGACAATTTCATGAATAACCTCGTATTGCTATAGTCAGTaagtggtgttgttgtttgtgaCAAGATATTGTCTTGAGCAGCTTGTAGACACACTGGCTGTTTGTTAGGGAAGTTGACTTGATATAAATGCAGGGGCCATCAGTGGTGTCCTCACTAAATATGCCTCAGCTACGGTTTACTTTGACAGCAAGCGGCCAATCAGAGGACGTCGCGGAACTACCCAAAAAATTCCCACATTGAGGACGGCGCATGGCAGCTTCAACTCTCAGACGCGAGCAGCGCGACTGCTATTTTCCACCACATCCA is a window of Podospora pseudopauciseta strain CBS 411.78 chromosome 1, whole genome shotgun sequence DNA encoding:
- a CDS encoding hypothetical protein (EggNog:ENOG503P2GG), producing the protein MPSPTSDTLTTIQRVLDPYIRPREEAAHIRRMIALHLESSLQHGSVREPLALVTDQKPGPASTTQGLYRQYLEALRANIKARDEFRKQTHESSHASEPEEDDSSNGGLERLQEHLAIISLEKKRERLQAIERHLIQLSQKPAASPDFMNPKEVFRDSRPLPSIPREIVSAMTLDNTSNNAHLKDLNDQLEKHVFEAKLLLQKEEKALDKVRSQSTARPETTTDSAKLEALNKTRIELISWIEDELSKASGDDADHPPGSPDNRFRASKASINEPLDMDAQLASIKDKYDQYLEARKSLLNLVSQHPKPNIKPTKPEDMNSQNESGLSSQPTSAAQLLTPYLEQLLALSREQKGLIAQKHHLNNTISKQVKENTTALDHLAQESQLIPAHPMPGGNRVKSSDHTLSTSNDDYTQVSGRVKQWVYAAEQAKIATFETVAEKIEEGQVALEGSLQMLAEVGLLLGRKAGEGASMNEGEEDIWMAEGSSPARKHTRRGSKMVEQPAATAKTGTVWDMVNGNLGLLRSDE